The Acidimicrobiia bacterium nucleotide sequence TCGTGGCGTCGAGGTGGGTGAACGTCGTGAACGGCGCCGGGTCGGTGTAGTCGTCGGCGGGAACGTAGACCGCCTGGAGCGACGTGATGGACCGGCCCTTCGTGGATGTGATCCGCTCCTGGAGCTCACCCATCTCGTCGGCGAGCGTCGGCTGGTAGCCCACCGCGGAGGGCATGCGTCCGAGCAGCGTCGACACCTCCGAGCCGGCCTGCACGAAACGGAAGATGTTGTCGACGAACAGCAGCACGTCCTGGTGCTTCACGTCACGGAAGTACTCCGCCATCGTGAGCGCCGAGAGCGCTACCCGCAGGCGCACGCCGGGCGGCTCGTCCATCTGGCCGTACATGAGAGCGGCCTTCTCGATGACACCCGACTCCTGCATCTCGATGTGCAGGTCGGTTCCCTCCCGGGTGCGCTCCCCCACGCCGGCGAACACCGACACGCCACCGTGCTGGCTGGCGACCCGGTTGATCATCTCCATGATGAGCACGGTCTTGCCGACGCCCGCACCACCGAACAGGCCGATCTTTCCGCCCTGCACGTAGGGCTCGAGGAGGTCGATGACCTTGATGCCGGTCTCGAACATCTCCGCCTTGGGCTCGAGCTCGTCGAACGGCGGAGGGTCGCGGTGGATCTCCCAGCGGTCCTCGATGCCGGTGAGTTGGTCCTCGCTGATGTCGAGCGGCTCACCGATCACGTTGAACACATGGCCGAGGGTCCCCTCGCCGACGGGCACGGTGATGCCCCGACCGGTGTTGCGCACGGTGGCACCACGACGGAGGCCGTCGGTCGGCTTCAGGCAGACCGCGCGCACGCGGCCTTCGCCGATCTGCTGGGCGACCTCGGCCGTGATGACGATCGTGTCTCCCTCGAGCTCGACTTCCATCTCGAGCGCGGTGTTGATCTCGGGCAACGCGTCGCCGGGAAACTCGACGTCGACCACGGGACCAGCGATGGCGACCACGCGGCCGTCCTTCAACTGGGTGTCCTGTTCGGTCACTGCCATCGGGATACTCCTCGTTTCAACATCTCTGTGAAGGTCTTCGTGGACAACGTTCGTGTCACGTCTGTTCGTGGTCGAGCAGGTAGGCGGCCTCGCCGGCGTCGATGAGCGCCGGCTCCTCCTCGGTGACGGCAACACCACCGCGCAGCGCCTCGGCGCCACCCACGATCTCCGTGATCTCGGTGGTGATGGCGTCCTGGCGGGCACGGTTCATCTGGCGGCTGAGCGTGGTCTTGAGCTCCTCGGCGTTGTCGGTGGCCGCCTTCATGGCCTTCTGCCGGTTGGCGTGCTCCGAGGCGGCCGCGTTGAGCAGGGCGGCGTAGATCCGCGCCTCGATGTAGCGGGGAAGGAGCCGCTCGAGGATCACATCGGGCGCCGGCTCGAACTCGTAGCCGGCGACGGCCTGCCGCTCGTCGGCCGTGATGACCTCGTCCTCACCGGCCACGACTTCGGCTTCCAAGGGAATCAGCGGACGCACCACGACTTCCTGGGTGCCGGCGGAGACGAAGCGCGTGTAGACGAGGTCGACCTGGTCGATGTCGCCCTCGAGGAAGGCCGCATTGACCGCATGGGCGATCCTGCGGGCGTCCTCGTAGGAGGGCTTGTCGGTGAAACCGCCGAAGGCGGCGTCGATCGTGAACTGTCGGAAGCGGAAGTAGCTCTCGGCCTTGTTGCCGACGGTGAACAGCGCGTAGTCGCGACCCTGCTCGCGGTGCTCTCTGATGGCGCCCTCCGCCGCACGGATGACATTGGCGTTGTAGGCACCGGCCAGCCCGCGGTCACCGGCGACGACGACCTGCGCGGCTCGGCGGATCTGCTCGCGTGCCGTGAGGTAGTCGTTGTCGAGGCCGGTCGACGCCGCGGCGAGGTTGCGGACCACCTTGGTGATCTCGTCGCTGTACGGAACGGCCTCGGTGACGCGGGCCTGCGCCTTGACGATCCGGCTGGCCGCGATGAGCTCCATGGCGCGTGTGATCTTCTTCGTGGAGTCGACGCTCTTGATGCGCCGCCGAAGAATCCGCTCCTGGGCCCCTGCCATTCTGTCTGACTCACTCGCTGCGACCGGGGGTACCCCGGTCGCGGTCGCTCGTTCGAGGACGGGTGCAGGTGCTCAGCAGCGCCCGTGCCCCTCCGACGAGGGTGAACGATCCGAAAGTAAGCATCCGACCGCCGCTCACTCTGTCGCCAGGGTCTTGTCGGACTCGGCCTCGCCCACGGCCTCGGCGTCGGCGACGAGCGAGTCGACGTCTGCCTCGATCTCGGGGGCGTGACCGGTCGGCGGCGTGAACTGCGCCTTGAAGTCGTCGATCGCTGTCGCGATGGCGTCCTCGTCAGCGATCTTTCCCGTGTTGCGGATGTCGAGGAGGAGGTCCGTGTGGCGCACCCGGAACCACTCGAGCACCTCGGTCTCGAAGCGCTTGACGTCCTCGACCTCGATGTCGTCGATGTGGCCCTTGGTGCCGGCGAAGATCACGACGACCTGCTCCTCGACGGGCATGGGCGAGTTGAGCGGCTGCTTGAGCAGCTCGGTGAGCCGGTATCCGCGGTCGAGCTGCGCGGCCGAGACCTTGTCGAGCTCGGAGCCGAAGGTGGCGAACGCCTCGAGGTCGCGGAACTGCGCCAGGTCGATCTTCAGCGTTCCGGCGACGCTCTTCATGGCTTTGATCTGTGCGTCACCACCGACACGGGAAACCGAGATCCCCACGTCGACGGCCGGGCGCACGCCGGCCTTGAACAGGTCGTCCTGGAGGTAGATCTGGCCGTCGGTGATCGAGATCACGTTGGTCGGGATGTAGGCCGAGACGTCGCCCGCCTTGGTCTCGATGATCGGCAGCGCCGTGAGCGACCCACCGCCCTTGTCGTCGCTCAGCTTGGCGGCGCGCTCGAGAAGGCGGCTGTGGAGGTAGAAGACGTCGCCGGGGTAGGCCTCACGGCCCGGTGGGCGGCGCAGCAGCAGCGAGAGCTGCCGGTAGGCGTCGGCCTGCTTGGAGAGGTCGTCGTATACCACGAGCGCGGCCTCGCCGCCGTCCATCCAGTGCGCGCCCATGGCGGCGCCGGTGTAGGGGGCGAGGTACTTGAAGACCGCCTCGTCGGACGCCGGAGCGTTGACGACGACGGTGTAGTCGAGCGCCCCGTTCTCCTCGAGCGTGGCGACGGTCTGGGCGACGGTGGAGCCCTTCTGGCCGACGGCCACATAGATGCACTTCACGTCCTGGCCGGCCTGGTTGATGATCGTGTCGATGGCGACGGTGGTCTTGCCGGTCTTGCGGTCGCCGATGATCAGCTCACGCTGACCGCGGCCCACCGGGGTCATGGCGTCGATCGACTTGATGCCGGTCTGGAGCGGCTCGTCGACCGGCTGGCGGTCGATGATGCCCGGCGCCTGGATCTCGAGGCGCCGCTCGGAGTCGGAGGACACCGGGCCCTTCCCGTCGACGGGCTGACCCAGCGCGTCGACGACGCGGCCGAGCAGGGCGTCGCCGACCGGCACCGAGAGGATCCGCCCCGTCGCACGGGTGGCCGCACCCTCGTCGATGTCGCTGGCCTCGCCGAGCACGACGGCGCCGATGGTGTCCTCGTCGAGGTTCAGCGCGAGGCCGAGGGTTCCGCCCTCGAACTCGAGCAGCTCGTTGACGGCCGCGTTGGGAAGCCCCGACACACGGGCGATGCCGTCACCGACCTCGGTGACGTTGCCGACCTGTGCCTGCTCGAGGCTGGGCTCGAAACCCCCGACGTGCTCCCGCAGCGCCGCTGCGATCTCGCCGGCGTTGATGGTGAGCTCGGCCATCAGATGCGCTCCTTCAGTTCTTCGAGGCGGTGGCGGACCGTGCCGTCGATGACGGTGTCGCCGATACGGGCGACGAGGCCGCCCATGACCGCGGGGTCGACGACCACCTTGACGGTGATCTGCTGTCCGGTGGCGTCGGAGAGCGCCTGCGCGACGCGCTGCTGCGTGGCGTCGTCGAGCTCCACGGCGCTGCGTACCTCGGCCACGGCGCTCTCCTTGCGGGTGGCGGCCTTCGCCACGAGTGCGTCGGCGATCGCGGGGAGGTCGCGGGCGCGACCGGCACCGACGACGTAGAGCACGAAACTCGCCGTCACCTGGTGGGCCCTGCCGCCGAGCAGCTGCTCGACGACGGCCATACGACGCTCGATCGGGGTGGCGGCGTCGGTCAGCGTCATCCGGAGATCATCGGATCCCTCCAGGACCCGGGCGAACCGGAAGAGCTCGTCTTCGACTGCTTCGAGGGCACCCTCGGCCACGGCCGTCTCGTAGGCGGCCGTGGCGTAGGCGTCGACTCGGTCCTGATCGGTCACTCGCTCGTGCTCCCGACCTCGTTGATGTAGTTCTCGATCAGCGCCACCTGGGTGTCGTGATCGAGGTTCTGCTGCACGACCCTCTCGGCCAGCTCGATGGCGAGCTCACCCACCTGCGCCTGCAGGTCGGAGGTCGCACGCTCGGTGGCAGCAGCGATGTCGGCGTTCGCACGCTCACGCACCGCGGCGGCATCCTGCTCCGCCTGGGCGATGAGCTCGGATCGCACACCGTCGGCGGACTCCCGCGCCTCCTCGATGATCCGGGCCGCCTCCTCGCGGGCGTCGGCCAGCTGCCTCTGGTACTCGCCCAGCTGCTCCTGGCCGTCGGCCTTGGCCCTTTCGGCCTCCTCAAGGTCCTCCCGGATGCGCTCCTCGCGGTCGGCCATCCCCTTCTTCAGGGCGGGGACACCGAACTTGACGAGCCCGACGAGCACGACGAGGAAGAACAACCCACCCCAGATCAGCTCGTTGACCTCGGGAAGGATCGGGTTGGGCGCCTCTTTGCATTCCTCGGCGGCCTCGTCGAGCTGTTCCTCCTGATCGGCCGTGAGCTCCTCGGGGATCTCGTGACCCCCGACGATCTCCTCGAAGTTCTTGATGAGGCATCCTCCGAGCGTCTCCCCGGAGGCCGACGCCGTGCCGGGAACGGCGACGACGAGGCCGACCGCCAAGGCGACGACGACGAGTATGCGTGTTCGCACGAACATGACTGTGTCTGCTCCCGGTCGGATCAGAGGAAGAACAGGACGAAGCCGAAGAGCGCCAGCGCTTCGGCGAAGGCGATACCGAGGAACATGGTGGTTCGCACCATGCCGGCAGCCTCGGGCTGTCGGGCCATCGCCTGCACGGCGTTCCCCACGAGGTAACCGATGCCGATACCGGGGCCGATGGCGGCGAGGCCGTATCCCATGGCCTTCAGGCCGACCTCGATGTCACCGGTGATCTCGGCCAGGATGGTCAGGATCGTCACTGGGTTGTCTCCTTGTTGCTGTCTCGAACTGCTGCTCGACTCGTGCTGTCGGACTATCTCGTGAAATCTGCTCGCTCTAGTGCTCGGGGTGCAGGGACCCGCCGATGTACACGGCGGTGAGGATCGTGAAGATGTAGGCCTGGAGCACGGCCACGAGGACCTCGAAGCCCGTCATGGCGGCACCGCCGAGGAAGGGCAGCGGCAGGAAGACGATGTTCCACTTGGCGATCCACAGTGCCGCCGACAGCAGGGCGAAGGTGGTGAGCAGGATGTGGCCCGCCATCATGTTGGCGAACAGTCGCACCATGTGGGAGAAGGGCCGTACGAGGAACGTCGAGATGAACTCGATGGGCGTCACGAGGAGGTAGAGCGGCCAGGGCACCCCCGGCGGGAACAGCGAGTTCTTGAAGTAGCCGCCCAGCCCCTGGGTCTTCACGCCGAGGGCGATCATCATCAGCCAGACCATCAGCGCCAGGAACATCGGGATGGCGATTCGCGAGGTGGGCGGGAACTGGATCCCGGGGATCACCTCGAAGATGTTCATGAAGAAGATGTAGAAGAACAGCGACGCGAGGAACGGCGTCCAGCGCTTGCCGTCCTCCACGCCCATGGCCTCGACGGCGATGTTCTCCTCCACGAGCTCGTAGCTCGACTCGGCGAGGTTCTGGATTCCGGTGGGGACGAGCGCGCGCTTGCGCCCGCCGAGGACGAAGAAGCCCACCGAGAGGAGGGCGGCGATCCCGCAGAGGATGACGGTCTTGTTGATCGCGAACGGGGTGCCGTCGAGAAGGAGCGCCGGCCACTCGAAGAGGTGGCTGACCGGCGGGAACTGGAACGCTGCGAGAACGGACATCCTCTACTCCCCCGCCGGGCGGAGACCCGGCGCTGCGAGCGACAGACTGACGGACCGGAGCTCCCACACGAGGAGCCCGATGTGGGTCGCGACGAGCACCACACCGAAGGTGAGGAAGTCGACGGCGTCGACCTGCCTGAGGCCGAGACCGACGACGGTGATGAGCCCGAGGCGAACGACGTAGCCGCCCAGGGCGGTGGCGGCGAGCATCTCGGGTGAGATCCGCGCGGCCCAGCGCATCAGGGCGGCGGCGAGGAGGAAGTTGACGGCCACGAGAACCAGGGCGGCCGCGGCGCCGAGGACGCCGCCCCATCCGGCGAAGAGCCCCGACACGACCAGTACGGCCGGGGCGACCCACAGGGCGTGGGTGGCCATGTCGAGGGCGATCTCGGTCTCGGGCGCGTCCTGGCCCGCCAACTCGGCACGCAGCGCCGCGGCCTTCTCGTCGGTTGTCGGGCCCGGCGTCGTCACGTCAACGGAGGTGTCGGCCTGACTCACCGTGCACCTCCCCGTGACGCGGTCCTGCGCGCCCAGGGCTTGCCCTCGTCGTGCGCCTCGGCGCGGGCCTGGAAGCGGTAGTAGGCCGAGATGGTGGCGCCGGCGGTTGCAAAGACGAGGAGCCCGACGGCGAACCAGGGTGACGTGCCGAGCCGGCTGTCGAGCCACACGCCGAGCAGGGCGAAGAGAAGGGGGCCCACGACCAGTTCGAGCGACTGGGACATACCCGTGCCCAGGCCGTTCCACACGGCGCCGCGACGCTGCGAGGGCGTCGGCTCTGGTACCTCGGACTCCACCGGACAGGGCTCCTGAACGCTCCGGCCCCGACGTCGACACCGGAGCTTGTGAACGGATTCGCAATCTACGCGGGCGGTCCGGCCCCGGCAAACCGGGGACCGGTTTTCGACGAAGAAGGTCCGCGGGCAGCGCCTCAGCCGGCGTCGCGCCGGCGGCGGGCCTCCAGATCCACGATCTGCTCGTCCCCGGGACGGGCACCGGCGTGGTCACCGGCGTGGTCACCCGCGACCGGGTCGGTCGCCATCTCACGTTCGGCCGCCAGGGCCCGCTCGGTGCGGACGCTCGGGTGGAAGTAGACGTAGAGGAGCAGGGCGAGAGCGGCCACCCCGAAGGGCACCATGGCGTTGCCCTCGTTGGTGAACGTGGGCACGAGCACCAGGCCCGACAGCACCGCCGTCCACGCCCACAGGATCACGACGGAGCGGCGGGGCCCGTGCCCGAGGCGGACGAGGCGGTGGTGGAGGTGGTCCTGGTCGGGGGTGGCGACCGACTTCCGGCGGGCCACCCGCCGGAGGAACGACCAGACGGCGTCGAGAATCGGCACGCCGAGGATCACGATCGGGATCGCCAGCGGGGCGAAGAAGAAGTAGGTCTGGCCCGAGAACTGGTCGGCGACGCGCCCCCCGACGGTGATCGTGGCCACGGCCAGCATGAGCCCGAGCAGCATCGAGCCGGCGTCACCCATGAAGATCCGTGCCGGGCTGAGGTTGTGCGGAAGGAAGCCGGCGGCCATCCCCACGGCGATCACCGCCACCAGGGGGGCGATGTTCGAGCCGTCGAGGAGACCGGCCTCGAAGAGACGGTCGGCGAAGATGAACAGGGCCGTGCCGGCGATGACCACGATGCCCGCGGCCAGGCCGTCGAGGCCGTCGATCAGGTTGATGGCGTTGGCCATCACGACGACCCACGCCACGGTGATCAGCGGAGCCAGGTCGGGCGAGAGAACGACGAAGTCGGACGCCGCGAAGGGGATGCGGAAGTAGAGCATCGTCACACCCATGAGGGAGAGGACGGCGCCCGAGAGGGCCTGGCCCGAGATCTTGGCGGGTGGCGACACCTCCCTCATGTCGTCGAGTGCGCCGACGACGAACATGATCCCCGCGGCCAGCAGCACCCCGAGGGGCTCCGACGAGCTGTCGAACATCTCGTGGAACTGGTTCATGCGTGAGGCCACGAGCATCGCCGCGAGCAGGCCGACGAACATCGCCGCACCCCCGAGGGTGGGCGTGGGGCGAGAGTGGGTGTGCCGGGAGTCGGAGTCGGGCATCGACACGGCCCCGATGCGCGGGGCCGCCCAGCGGACGACCCACGTGAAGAGCCAGGTGACCCCGGCGGCGACGCCGAAGACGAGGGCGTAGCCGCCCACGGCCGACCTACCCGCCGTGCAGGTCGGGGTAGGGCGTGAACTTCGACGTGAGCACCCGCACGGCGTCGCGGACCTCGCCGCGGACCTGCTCGTCGTCGGGGGCGCGCAGCACACGGGCGATGAGGGTGGCGACCTCGCCCATCTCGGACTCCCCCATGCCCGCCGTGGTGACGGCGGCCGTGCCGAGGCGCAGCCCGCTCGTGACGAAGGGGGACTCGGGATCGTCGGGGATCGTGTTCTTGTTGCACACGATCCCGGCGACGTCGAGCGCCTCCTGGGCGATCTTGCCGTTGACGCCGAACGGGCGGAGGTCGACGAGCATCAGGTGGTTGTCGGTGCCTCCCGACACGATGCGGAAGCCCTCACCGTCGAGACCGGCCGCCAAGGCCCGGGCGTTGGTGACGATGTCAGCGGCGTAGTCGCGAAACGCCGGCTGTGCCGCCTCCCGGAAGGCGACGGCCTTGGCGGCGATGACGTGCTCGAGGGGCCCACCCTGGAGGCCGGGGAACACGGCCTTGTCGATGACCTTGGCGTACTCCTCGCGGCACAGGATCGCACCGGCTCGCGGGCCCCGCAGTGTCTTGTGGGTCGTGAAGGTGACGATGTCGGCGTGCGGGACGGGAGACGGGTGTGCGCCCCCGGCGATGAGCCCCGCGATGTGCGCGGCGTCGACGATGAGCAGGGCGCCGACCTCGTCGCAGATGGAGCGGAACGCCTCGAAGTCGATGATCCGCGGATAGGCGGTGGCGCCGGCGATGACGGCCTTGGGCGCCTCGGCCTTCGCCTGGTCGCGGATCACGTCGTAGTCGAGCGTCTCGCTCTCGGCGTCGACACCGTAGGCGGCGAACTCGTAGAAGCGACCGGAGAAGTTGACCGGCGAGCCGTGGGTGAGGTGTCCGCCCTGGTCGAGGCGCATACCCATGACCTTGTCGCCGGGGTCGAGCACGGCAAGGAACACCGCCATGTTGGCGTTGGCGCCCGAGTGGGGCTGGACGTTGGCGTGGTCGGCGCCGAAGAGTGAGCACGCCCTGTCGCGTGCGAGGTCCTCCACATCGTCGATGACCTCGTTGCCGCCGTAGTAGCGCTTGTGGGGGTAGCCCTCGGAGTACTTGTTGGTGAGCACCGACCCGGTGGCGGCCATCACCGCCGGCGACGTGAAGTTCTCCGACGCGATGAGCTGGATCGCCGTGTTCTGGCGCTCCTCCTCCCGCTCGATGAGCGCCGCGACGTCTGGATCGGTGGCCCGAAGGGCGTCGAAGGGGTGCATGGTGTTCCGTCGGCTCCCGGCTCGCGTACCGGGCACCCAGCCTACCGGTCGGACTCGGGGATCAGCGGTCCACGGCGCGTCCTGCTCGCGGGACCACCGCGCGGGTTGTCCGAACGGGGAATCTGCCAGCCCCGCTGATCACGGCGAAGGGACCTGAACTGCTGTGTCGGTTGGAAGCCGAACCTCTTCGCGAAGTTCTGGCTGGGCTTGTTGTCATTGTCGATATAAGTGATGAACGCGTCGTAGTTCCCCGTCGCCATGAGCCTCGCGAACACCTCGGTGACGAGCTGCAGACCGGCATGCGTTCCGCGATGCTCTTCCACGGTCCAGATGTCGTAGAGGTAGGCCTCCCGCGGCCGCAGGTTCACGCGCATTCCGGCGACATGATCGGTGTGTGACCGGTCCGACACCCACCACCAGGCAATGGCGGCCTCGTTCTCCACCAGCATGTAGCAGCGGTCGCCGGCTCGTAGCGTGCGCTCCGCGAAGACGCGACGTCGCTCAGGAAGGAGCGAGAGCAGCGGATCGGCCTGTGAGGTCACCTCGTGGATCGACATCGTGTCGGGAAGATCCTCGACGGAACCGGGCGCCAGGTCGTCGGCGGAGATACCCCACACGTCGCTCAGCACGAACTCCAGACGACCACCGAACAAGGGTTTGCGTGCAGGCTTCTCTGTCATGTCCAATCCCGCCGACCGGTATCGTGATTCGGCAACACACGACCCTAGCGTGCGGGGTCTACCTTCGGTGCCGATCACCGTCGAGCGCGCATAGCAGAGCATGGACGCTACGACGACCGTGATCACCGCGCCACGGCTGGGCACGTTCGAGGAGCGCTGGGACGCACTCGTCGCCGCGCTTCCGATTCCCACGCCGTTCCTCACGTCGTGGTGGCTCGGGTCGTTCGCCGGCCCGGAAGCGTGCTTCGTGCTGGTCGTGGAGGACGGCGAGCTCCTCGGTGGCGTCGCCTTCGAGACGGATACGTGGCTCGGCGTTAGGCGTTTCCGCATGCTCGGTCAGAGGATCATCCAACCCGACCATCTCGACCTCATCGCACATCCCGATCGCCGGGGCACGGTCGAGGCGCGCCTCGGCGAGTGGCTCACGAGGAACGGAGCCCGTTTCTTCGATCTCGACGGCCTGGTTCCCGACAGCCGCCTTGCAGCGATTCTCCCGAGGCCCGTTCAGAACTGGGGCGAGACGCCGGTCCCGTTCGCCACGCTCCCCGGCACGCTCGACGAATACCTCGAGGAGCACTCCAAACTCCGCACGCAGGTCCCCCGAGCTCGGCGCCGCCTCGAGCGAGATGGTGTCGAGACGAGGGTTGTCGGGAGTGGTGACATCGAGCGCGCACTCGACGACCTGGCGTCGCTGCATGCAGCTCGGTGGGGAGACGAGTCACAGTTCCTCGAGCGTTTCGAGGAGTTCCGAGCGGCCGTGTCCGCTGGTGCTCTGCGAAACGAGGTCGTTGTCGTTGAGCTCGTCAGCCACGGAGAGGTCATCGCCTCGGAGATCGACTTCGTCGCCGGCTCAACAATGCACTTCTACCAAGCGGGCCGGGCGACGGACCATGCGTGGCGTGGGAGCGGGAACGTCGTGAAGGCAGCAGCGATCGACGTGGCATGCGCGCGGAATCTCGAGGAGTACGACATGCTTCGGGGCGACGAGCCCTACAAGCAGGACTGGGCAGACGACTCCCGAAGAGTCGTCCATCTTCGTTCCGCCCATGGTCTCCGAGCACGGGCTCTGCTCGCTGCCTCCCGCGTGCGACGACGCCTTGCCAAGAGCGGGGGCGGGCACTGAACTCTTCGGTACTGAGGCGCGACACGTCGGCACCCCACATCTCATCCGTTCGATCGCAATGCACGCCCGAGCAGCTCACCGGCGTCCGAGAACACGGACCGGGTGAACAGGACCCCAGCCACGTAGGCGCCCGCGAGCCCTGCGGCAACGATGACGACCAGCGACAGAGCTCCGGGTGGGAACAACAGGAGAACGGGGAGCGCTCCGACAACGATACCGATCGAGATGACGAGCGCGGGCCACATCGCCACGAGCGACCTCGACAGCGGTGATTGGACGAGCCTCACAGCGAACACGAGGCGAACAGCCGAGTAGATGCCCGTGAGGACCAAGTGCACGGCCGCGACAGCATTGATCCCCCGTGGGGCGGCCAGGATGAGGGCTACGACGAGAATCGGGGACGCCACCAGGTTCATCTTGAGAAGGAAGCCCGGCTTCCCGATTGCGGGGAAGATGTCGCCTGAGGCGAAGCCGACGGACTGGAGCCCGAACGTCAACGCAATCAGTGCCATCGGCAGGGCAGCCGGCGCCCAATCGGGTGGGAGCATGACGTCGACGAGGTCCCGCGACGCGAGGGCGAGGCCGGTACCTGTCGTGAAGCCGAAGAGTGCGAGGAGCTTGAGCGATCGGAGCATCCCTCGTTCCAGGGTGGCAGAGCCACGCTCCCGCGCCTGGGAGTAGGTGGGAAAGGCAACCTGCGAGAAGACGTTGTAGACGTTACCGATCACCAGTTGTGGTAGGCGGAAGGCGAAGTAGTAGAAGCTCAGCATCCGGGGGCCGAGCTGGTTGCCCACGACGAGATAGTCGGCGTTGGTGGCGAACACCTCGAGCGCGCGGTAGCCGAGGACCGTCATCCCGAATCCGAGAAGCTCCCGTGCGACTCGCCGCTGAAACACGAACCGAGGCGAGAAACCGAGGAGCGCCCAGCTCAGTACGACGCCGACGCACTCGCCGGCGAGAGTGCCCCAGACGATCGACCACGCGCCGAAGTCCGCCATTGCCAGCGCAACGGCCACGGCAAGGCGTACTCCGGCACGCGACACGTCGACGGCAGTGCGGCGCTTGAACTCGAGGTCACGTTTGAACAGGGAGTCCGGAATCTGGCTGAGGCCCTTGACAACGATCAACAGGGACAACGTCCGGAAGATCTGGACCTGATCGGGAACGCGGAAGAAGTCCGCGATCCAGGGTGCTGCGAAGAAGAATCCGGCTGCCATGGCGATCGCCACCATCAGGTTCAGCGTGAACGCCGTGTGCACGCGGTCGGTGATTCCGCGCTCCTGCTCGAAGATGAGAGCTGCGCCCATGCCGAGGTCCAGGGCGAACTCGATGAAGAGGAAGACCGTCATCGCTGCCGCGACGACTCCGAAGTCGTCGGGCACGAGGATCCGTGCCAGCAGTACAACCGCCAGGAACGAGATCAGGCGACTGCCCACAAATGACGCCGTCGCCCAGAGGAACGACCGTGTGGCCCGCCCGACGAGCTCCCCGCTCTGCCCTTGGACCGGCATCACGACGTCGGGCGAGGTGGCGTCACGTGGAGACGAACCGGGGCGCCCTTGCTCGTCGCTCATGAGTGGAGGGGTCCCGTGCCCAGCCCCGAGAACCAGCGCTCGAGCTGCAGCGAGAAGTCGGCCCCGCTCCAGTCGCGGACAGCGAAGCGCGGGAGCCGGTATCGGGTCGCGAACCGTGTTACGGAACGCGGAATCGTGGTGCACGCTCGAACGAATCCCGCTCGCCGCGCGGCTCCAACGCTGCGGCGATCGAAAGCCTCGTGACCCCCGAACGGATAGGCGAACGACTCGATGGGATGATCCAGTGTCTCCTCGAGAACCGCTCGACCGAGTGCGACCTCAGCACGCTGTGCCGGCGCGTCGAGTGAAGCCAGCTGGGCATGGCTGCGAGTGTGGCCCCCGATGTCAGCAATAGGACTGGCGTCGAGGTCTCGCAGCTGTGACTCGGACATGACACGGTGACAGCGGCATGCGGTTTCCTGGGCACCCAGCCGAGTTGCGAGGTTCGCGAGCTCCTGCTCGATGCGGAACGGTCCGAGCACACGAAGGCGCCGACTCGCGGCGGCCAACGCCCGGAAACGCCCCGCGGTCGATCTCAAATCGGCACGGAGGCCGGGGGCAACCCGGATGGGCGAGATGTCGAGGTCGGATGCGTGGTCGAGAAGAAGGTGCTCGACACGGTCCCACCAGAAGCGAAAGCCAGGCCCCTGCTCGACGACACACGACGACACGAAGAAGGTCGCGGGGAGTGCCGCGTCGTCCAGTAGTGGCTTCGCCACCTCCTGGTTGTCCGCGTAGCCGTCGTCGAAGGTGATGGCCACGCGGCGCGCACCCGGTGTGAGTTCCCGGAGAGGAACGACGTCAGCTGTCTTCTTCAACATCGCGAGCTGCTCCCGAAATCTCTCCGGTCGGACGTTCAGCCAGAACGGGTCGCGATCGACGCTGCTGACACGGTGGTACATGAGGATCACCGCGCTCTCGTCGAGAAACGCCATCACGTTCCCTTCTCGATACAGGCTCCGAGAAGGGACGGGGCGCGCGCG carries:
- a CDS encoding ATP synthase subunit I; translated protein: MSQADTSVDVTTPGPTTDEKAAALRAELAGQDAPETEIALDMATHALWVAPAVLVVSGLFAGWGGVLGAAAALVLVAVNFLLAAALMRWAARISPEMLAATALGGYVVRLGLITVVGLGLRQVDAVDFLTFGVVLVATHIGLLVWELRSVSLSLAAPGLRPAGE
- a CDS encoding AtpZ/AtpI family protein, producing MESEVPEPTPSQRRGAVWNGLGTGMSQSLELVVGPLLFALLGVWLDSRLGTSPWFAVGLLVFATAGATISAYYRFQARAEAHDEGKPWARRTASRGGAR
- a CDS encoding MraY family glycosyltransferase; this translates as MGGYALVFGVAAGVTWLFTWVVRWAAPRIGAVSMPDSDSRHTHSRPTPTLGGAAMFVGLLAAMLVASRMNQFHEMFDSSSEPLGVLLAAGIMFVVGALDDMREVSPPAKISGQALSGAVLSLMGVTMLYFRIPFAASDFVVLSPDLAPLITVAWVVVMANAINLIDGLDGLAAGIVVIAGTALFIFADRLFEAGLLDGSNIAPLVAVIAVGMAAGFLPHNLSPARIFMGDAGSMLLGLMLAVATITVGGRVADQFSGQTYFFFAPLAIPIVILGVPILDAVWSFLRRVARRKSVATPDQDHLHHRLVRLGHGPRRSVVILWAWTAVLSGLVLVPTFTNEGNAMVPFGVAALALLLYVYFHPSVRTERALAAEREMATDPVAGDHAGDHAGARPGDEQIVDLEARRRRDAG
- the glyA gene encoding serine hydroxymethyltransferase; amino-acid sequence: MHPFDALRATDPDVAALIEREEERQNTAIQLIASENFTSPAVMAATGSVLTNKYSEGYPHKRYYGGNEVIDDVEDLARDRACSLFGADHANVQPHSGANANMAVFLAVLDPGDKVMGMRLDQGGHLTHGSPVNFSGRFYEFAAYGVDAESETLDYDVIRDQAKAEAPKAVIAGATAYPRIIDFEAFRSICDEVGALLIVDAAHIAGLIAGGAHPSPVPHADIVTFTTHKTLRGPRAGAILCREEYAKVIDKAVFPGLQGGPLEHVIAAKAVAFREAAQPAFRDYAADIVTNARALAAGLDGEGFRIVSGGTDNHLMLVDLRPFGVNGKIAQEALDVAGIVCNKNTIPDDPESPFVTSGLRLGTAAVTTAGMGESEMGEVATLIARVLRAPDDEQVRGEVRDAVRVLTSKFTPYPDLHGG
- a CDS encoding GNAT family N-acetyltransferase, producing the protein MTEKPARKPLFGGRLEFVLSDVWGISADDLAPGSVEDLPDTMSIHEVTSQADPLLSLLPERRRVFAERTLRAGDRCYMLVENEAAIAWWWVSDRSHTDHVAGMRVNLRPREAYLYDIWTVEEHRGTHAGLQLVTEVFARLMATGNYDAFITYIDNDNKPSQNFAKRFGFQPTQQFRSLRRDQRGWQIPRSDNPRGGPASRTRRGPLIPESDR
- a CDS encoding GNAT family N-acetyltransferase, with amino-acid sequence MDATTTVITAPRLGTFEERWDALVAALPIPTPFLTSWWLGSFAGPEACFVLVVEDGELLGGVAFETDTWLGVRRFRMLGQRIIQPDHLDLIAHPDRRGTVEARLGEWLTRNGARFFDLDGLVPDSRLAAILPRPVQNWGETPVPFATLPGTLDEYLEEHSKLRTQVPRARRRLERDGVETRVVGSGDIERALDDLASLHAARWGDESQFLERFEEFRAAVSAGALRNEVVVVELVSHGEVIASEIDFVAGSTMHFYQAGRATDHAWRGSGNVVKAAAIDVACARNLEEYDMLRGDEPYKQDWADDSRRVVHLRSAHGLRARALLAASRVRRRLAKSGGGH